The following proteins are co-located in the Nonlabens ponticola genome:
- a CDS encoding TonB-dependent receptor has translation MNHLFKTLSASRSVVVKAAFLLGAVSLSAQTTQPQDTTKTERLGEVLVKAVRVEANSPITHSNLSKEEIAKRNLGQDIPLLLNFLPSVVTTTDAGNGIGYTGLRVRGISSQSTNVTINGIPYSDAESLGTFWVNLGDFASSVQSLQLQRGVGTSTNGSGAFGASINVLTDLVSEEASGEISNSAGSFNSRKHTVKFSTGLMNDHFEIAGRLSNISSDGYVDRARTELKSYFLQGAYVDDNTLIKAITFGGNNVTYQSWFGIDNETLENDRTFNPAGQFTDENGETQFYDNEVDDYRQDHYQLHWNQKIDRNWSTNIGLNYTYGRGFFEQFREDDDFETYGIEPLEINDEIVNTTDLIRRRWLDNDYYVINASANYRNNEIDLIFGTSFSHYDGDHFGEVIWARFANNLDIRDRYYDGNGKKNDFSAFAKATYKLNDRIQLYGDLQVRNVNYETSGINADLIDFNVDENYTFFNPKAGITYELNRKNDLYFSYARANREPTRDDFENNPDIQPEKLNDFELGWRHKSGNFSLNANGYLMLYNEQLVLTGAINDVGAPVRENSGDSYRLGVELEAIIPVTPQLTLQPNVAVSRNRNNETIRSFDGELQNLGSTDIAYSPEVVAANAIVFEPVKQLQISFLSKFVSEQFMSNTEARLSKLDSYFVNDLNLIYTIKPKKIFDSIVITGLVNNIFDEQYVSNGYYFSFDDDFSNPGIVNTVEGAGFYPQAGINFLAGLTLNF, from the coding sequence ATGAACCATTTATTCAAGACGTTAAGCGCGTCAAGATCAGTCGTTGTAAAAGCTGCGTTCCTGCTAGGAGCCGTGAGCTTATCAGCGCAAACCACTCAACCACAGGACACCACCAAGACCGAAAGGCTAGGCGAGGTGCTTGTAAAGGCCGTGCGTGTCGAGGCCAACTCGCCCATCACGCACAGCAACCTGTCAAAAGAAGAGATTGCAAAACGTAACCTAGGACAGGACATACCGCTGCTGCTCAATTTCCTGCCATCTGTTGTCACGACGACTGATGCTGGTAACGGTATAGGTTATACGGGACTGCGCGTGCGCGGTATCAGCTCACAATCAACTAACGTGACCATCAATGGTATTCCTTATTCTGATGCAGAGTCGTTGGGTACGTTTTGGGTAAACTTGGGCGATTTTGCATCGTCAGTTCAAAGTTTGCAATTGCAACGTGGTGTAGGTACGAGCACTAATGGTAGTGGCGCTTTTGGTGCGAGTATCAATGTGCTCACAGACCTAGTTTCAGAAGAGGCGAGCGGCGAGATTTCTAATTCTGCTGGTAGTTTTAATAGCCGCAAGCATACGGTCAAGTTTTCTACAGGCTTGATGAATGACCACTTTGAGATTGCTGGTCGTCTTTCAAATATTTCTTCTGATGGTTATGTAGATCGGGCAAGAACAGAGCTGAAATCCTATTTCCTGCAAGGAGCTTATGTGGATGACAATACCTTGATCAAGGCGATCACCTTTGGTGGTAACAATGTTACTTATCAGTCGTGGTTTGGTATCGATAATGAAACTTTGGAGAACGATCGCACGTTCAATCCAGCAGGACAATTTACTGATGAGAATGGCGAGACACAGTTTTATGACAATGAGGTAGATGATTACCGCCAGGATCACTATCAATTGCACTGGAATCAAAAAATTGATCGCAACTGGTCCACTAATATTGGCTTGAACTACACATACGGTCGCGGCTTTTTTGAGCAGTTTAGAGAAGATGACGATTTTGAAACCTATGGCATTGAACCATTAGAGATCAATGATGAGATTGTCAATACAACAGATTTGATACGCCGCAGATGGCTGGATAATGACTACTATGTAATCAATGCCAGTGCCAATTACAGGAATAATGAAATTGACTTGATTTTTGGTACCTCATTCAGTCATTATGATGGTGACCATTTTGGTGAGGTCATCTGGGCCAGATTTGCAAATAACTTAGATATTAGAGATCGATACTATGATGGTAACGGTAAGAAGAATGATTTTTCCGCTTTCGCGAAAGCAACATATAAATTAAATGACCGCATACAATTGTACGGCGATCTACAGGTAAGAAATGTGAACTATGAGACCTCTGGAATCAATGCAGACTTGATTGATTTTAATGTGGACGAGAATTACACATTCTTTAATCCCAAGGCTGGAATCACCTATGAACTCAATCGCAAGAACGATCTATACTTCTCTTATGCACGAGCCAATAGAGAGCCCACAAGAGATGACTTTGAAAATAATCCTGACATCCAGCCAGAAAAACTTAATGACTTTGAACTAGGCTGGCGTCATAAATCTGGCAACTTTAGCCTTAATGCAAATGGGTACTTAATGTTGTACAATGAGCAGTTAGTCCTTACAGGTGCCATAAATGATGTAGGCGCACCGGTGCGAGAGAATAGCGGTGATAGTTACAGATTAGGTGTGGAGTTGGAAGCGATTATTCCTGTAACACCACAGTTGACGCTACAGCCCAATGTCGCAGTAAGTCGCAATAGAAATAATGAAACCATCAGATCATTTGACGGCGAGTTGCAAAATCTAGGCTCTACAGATATTGCCTATTCACCAGAAGTTGTGGCGGCAAACGCCATCGTTTTTGAACCCGTCAAGCAATTACAAATCTCTTTCTTGAGCAAGTTTGTCAGTGAGCAGTTCATGAGCAATACAGAGGCTCGATTATCAAAACTGGACAGTTATTTTGTGAATGACCTGAATCTGATCTACACCATCAAGCCTAAAAAGATCTTTGATAGCATTGTGATCACTGGACTGGTCAACAACATCTTTGATGAGCAGTATGTCTCAAACGGTTACTACTTTTCATTTGATGACGATTTCAGCAATCCAGGAATAGTCAACACAGTAGAAGGTGCAGGGTTTTATCCGCAGGCTGGAATCAATTTTCTTGCTGGATTGACGCTTAACTTCTAG
- a CDS encoding aldo/keto reductase, with amino-acid sequence MGLILLSRKRNYLYSQTHIMSIEKYYTLGKTGLKVSRLALGTMTFGKEWGWGNEKEAAQQIFDYYLDHGGNFVDTADMYTGGTSEEFIGDFMQSRNNREDIVLASKFTFNTSSSNAINSGGNSRKNIRRTLEESLKRLKTDYIDLYILHCWDKLTPVEEVMRTLNDLVSEGKILHVGLSNVPAWYASRAQMLAEANGYEPISALQLEYSLIQRTIEHEYIDLGQYTNAGIMAWSPLGGGLLSGKYKPGIDDQEDVEGRLKHITDNGGEVSSKDNKRNWNIVKTLQEVSEEINQPMASVALNWTANQPNVASVLVGATKMKQIEENMKALNFEIPADLMQKLNEASAPQAANPYTFFQPKMQERIYPDNKVGHKPPHYWKSVDIG; translated from the coding sequence ATGGGTTTAATTTTGCTTTCGCGAAAGCGTAACTACCTTTATTCTCAAACGCATATTATGAGCATTGAGAAGTATTACACGCTGGGAAAAACAGGCCTTAAAGTCAGTAGGCTGGCGTTGGGAACGATGACCTTTGGTAAAGAATGGGGTTGGGGAAATGAGAAAGAGGCGGCGCAGCAAATATTTGATTACTACCTAGATCACGGCGGCAATTTTGTGGACACTGCAGATATGTATACCGGCGGTACCAGCGAAGAATTTATTGGTGATTTCATGCAATCGCGCAACAATCGCGAGGATATTGTACTTGCTAGTAAATTTACCTTCAATACCTCATCGAGCAATGCCATAAATAGTGGTGGTAATTCCCGCAAAAACATACGTCGGACGCTAGAAGAATCGCTCAAGCGACTGAAGACAGATTATATCGACCTATATATATTACATTGTTGGGACAAATTGACGCCTGTTGAAGAAGTGATGCGCACACTCAACGACCTAGTTAGCGAGGGCAAGATCCTGCACGTAGGTTTGTCGAACGTTCCTGCCTGGTATGCATCACGAGCGCAAATGCTTGCTGAAGCTAATGGCTATGAACCCATAAGCGCACTGCAACTAGAGTATTCGCTTATACAACGCACTATCGAGCATGAATATATCGATCTAGGACAATACACCAATGCTGGTATCATGGCGTGGTCGCCGCTAGGTGGTGGCTTGTTGTCTGGCAAATACAAGCCTGGCATTGACGATCAAGAAGATGTTGAAGGTCGCCTGAAACACATTACTGATAATGGCGGTGAGGTAAGCTCCAAAGACAACAAGCGCAACTGGAATATTGTGAAAACGCTACAGGAAGTAAGCGAGGAAATCAATCAACCCATGGCAAGCGTGGCCTTGAACTGGACGGCTAACCAGCCCAATGTTGCCAGTGTACTCGTGGGCGCGACCAAAATGAAACAAATTGAGGAAAACATGAAAGCCCTGAATTTTGAAATACCAGCAGACCTGATGCAAAAACTCAACGAGGCCAGCGCACCACAAGCTGCCAATCCATATACCTTTTTCCAACCAAAAATGCAGGAACGCATCTATCCAGATAATAAAGTGGGTCATAAACCGCCACATTACTGGAAAAGTGTAGATATTGGCTAA
- a CDS encoding HIT family protein, whose protein sequence is MSVFTKIISGEIPSYKVAESDDFYAFLDINPNAPGHTLCVPKKEVNKLFDLDEETYERLMAFSRQVALCLREEVSCKRIGMSVVGLEVPHVHVHLIPLRDMEDMRFINKVSLEKEEMQSIASRVNQRYNNNYKK, encoded by the coding sequence ATGAGTGTTTTTACAAAAATCATAAGCGGTGAGATTCCATCCTACAAGGTGGCAGAAAGTGATGATTTCTATGCTTTTCTAGATATCAATCCCAATGCGCCTGGTCACACATTGTGTGTGCCTAAAAAAGAGGTCAACAAATTATTTGATCTGGATGAAGAAACCTATGAAAGATTGATGGCGTTCTCCCGACAAGTGGCATTATGCTTGCGTGAAGAAGTATCGTGCAAACGCATAGGCATGTCAGTCGTCGGGCTGGAAGTACCGCATGTGCATGTGCATTTAATTCCGTTGAGAGATATGGAAGACATGAGATTTATAAATAAAGTATCGCTGGAAAAGGAAGAGATGCAGTCTATTGCAAGTCGTGTAAACCAGCGATATAACAACAACTATAAGAAGTAG
- the greA gene encoding transcription elongation factor GreA translates to MSNVSYYTEEGLKKLRDELQQLKDVDRPAASQAIAEARDKGDLSENAEYDAAKEAQGMLEMRISKLEAVVSNARVIDENSLDTSKALIHSNVKIKNHNNNMVMNYKLVAQSEADLAKGHISVDSPIGKGLLGKEVGDVAEVTVPVGTIKLEILEISRG, encoded by the coding sequence ATGAGTAACGTATCCTATTATACTGAAGAAGGCCTGAAGAAATTGCGTGATGAATTGCAGCAATTAAAGGACGTTGATAGACCAGCCGCATCACAAGCGATTGCTGAGGCCAGAGACAAAGGTGACCTGAGTGAAAATGCAGAATATGACGCTGCCAAAGAAGCGCAAGGAATGCTGGAAATGCGCATTTCAAAACTTGAGGCAGTTGTATCAAATGCTAGGGTAATCGATGAAAATTCCCTAGATACCAGCAAGGCATTGATCCACAGTAATGTCAAGATCAAGAATCACAACAATAATATGGTGATGAACTACAAGCTGGTAGCACAAAGCGAAGCAGATCTTGCCAAGGGTCACATATCGGTGGATTCTCCAATAGGTAAAGGTTTGCTAGGTAAAGAAGTAGGCGACGTGGCCGAGGTTACTGTGCCGGTAGGAACCATCAAGCTAGAAATACTAGAAATAAGTAGAGGATAG
- a CDS encoding sensor histidine kinase, giving the protein MKLYKNSLRNRIFFSMILLTLISSILIAGVSIYQYSEQGKDYHNKRLERKEEAILESFNYELKKTDFEVTTEKLPLIFKTEIDDISDIHGLPVNMYDLKGRLLKTSSKKLVKDDLEKQLSQETLTRLRDADSGRYVVEFQENGESYRSSYTYLKDDQFKNIAIINLPYLENDDFINYELREFLYRIGMVYAVMLFFTILIAFILSRYVTRSIRYISDKIKELNIAKRNQKISVDVAGTEEINTLVISYNAMVDELEESAVKLATSEREQAWREMAKQVAHEIKNPLTPMRLTVQSFERRFDPEDPDARDKIKEYSNSLIEQIDVMSNIAGAFSTYATMPAQKNEQTNVPKITQLALDIFNDSHIHYEEDASELCAIFDRTQLIRVVTNLVKNALQAQHEQRHMDIKVSVTHDENNIYLKVSDNGTGVAPENESKIFEPKFTTKNSGMGLGLAMVKQIVESFNGTITMETLYGSGTTFTVTLPRIK; this is encoded by the coding sequence ATGAAATTATACAAGAACAGCCTGCGCAACAGGATCTTTTTCTCGATGATCTTGCTTACTCTTATCTCGAGTATCTTGATTGCAGGCGTGTCCATTTATCAGTATAGCGAGCAAGGCAAGGACTACCATAACAAGCGCCTGGAACGCAAGGAAGAAGCGATTCTTGAGAGTTTTAATTATGAACTCAAAAAAACCGACTTTGAGGTTACTACAGAGAAGCTGCCACTCATTTTTAAGACAGAGATTGATGACATAAGTGACATCCACGGCTTGCCGGTAAACATGTATGATTTGAAAGGCAGGTTGCTCAAGACATCTAGTAAAAAACTGGTCAAGGACGATCTAGAAAAGCAGCTGAGTCAAGAAACCTTGACGCGTTTGCGTGATGCAGATAGCGGTCGATACGTGGTAGAATTTCAGGAAAACGGCGAGAGTTATAGGTCTAGTTACACCTATCTCAAGGATGATCAATTCAAGAATATAGCGATCATCAATTTGCCGTATCTAGAGAACGATGATTTTATAAACTATGAGTTGCGTGAGTTTCTATATCGCATAGGTATGGTGTACGCGGTGATGCTGTTTTTTACCATACTCATTGCCTTTATTTTGTCCAGATATGTGACTAGATCCATACGATATATCAGCGACAAGATTAAGGAACTCAACATTGCCAAACGCAATCAAAAAATAAGTGTGGACGTCGCAGGAACTGAGGAAATAAACACGCTTGTGATATCCTACAATGCGATGGTGGATGAGCTCGAGGAAAGCGCTGTAAAACTAGCGACTAGCGAGCGTGAGCAGGCATGGCGTGAGATGGCAAAACAGGTTGCCCACGAGATCAAGAATCCTTTGACGCCCATGAGGTTGACGGTGCAAAGTTTTGAACGACGCTTTGATCCCGAGGATCCTGATGCGCGTGACAAAATCAAGGAATATTCTAATTCATTGATTGAACAAATTGATGTGATGAGCAACATTGCAGGTGCTTTCTCGACCTATGCAACCATGCCAGCGCAGAAAAACGAGCAGACCAACGTGCCCAAAATCACGCAACTAGCCTTGGATATTTTCAATGACTCGCACATTCACTATGAAGAAGATGCGAGCGAATTGTGCGCCATTTTTGACCGTACGCAATTGATACGTGTTGTGACAAATCTGGTCAAAAATGCCTTGCAAGCCCAACATGAACAACGTCACATGGATATTAAGGTGAGTGTCACTCATGATGAAAATAATATCTACCTTAAGGTATCCGACAATGGTACTGGCGTCGCTCCAGAGAATGAAAGCAAGATTTTTGAACCTAAATTTACTACCAAGAATAGTGGTATGGGCCTAGGACTCGCCATGGTAAAACAAATCGTGGAAAGTTTTAATGGAACCATCACTATGGAAACGCTTTACGGTAGCGGCACTACTTTTACAGTAACGTTACCTAGAATTAAATAA
- a CDS encoding Rieske (2Fe-2S) protein, giving the protein MKKSILLAVLLTLFSCENDDDFNNNPFLVDISFQVILNTNLPQYADLDFPGNSVVIPNQGLRGVVVYYIGNNDYRAFELSDPNHSPNSCSTMRVNGIEATCPCPDDNFKYNIITGEPMNGGEFPMKPYRATRQGDDIIVSN; this is encoded by the coding sequence ATGAAAAAATCCATCTTACTTGCCGTACTGCTCACGCTGTTTTCATGTGAGAATGACGACGATTTTAATAATAATCCGTTTCTCGTGGATATATCTTTTCAAGTGATTCTCAATACTAATCTACCGCAGTACGCAGACCTGGATTTTCCTGGTAATAGTGTGGTAATTCCCAATCAAGGCTTGCGCGGCGTGGTCGTTTATTACATAGGCAATAATGATTATCGCGCTTTTGAGCTATCAGATCCCAACCACTCGCCTAACAGTTGTTCTACCATGAGAGTTAACGGCATCGAGGCAACTTGCCCATGTCCAGATGATAATTTTAAGTATAATATTATCACAGGAGAGCCCATGAATGGCGGTGAGTTCCCTATGAAACCGTACCGTGCGACGCGTCAAGGAGATGATATTATAGTTTCAAATTAG
- a CDS encoding BrxA/BrxB family bacilliredoxin: MYPAELVQPMRDDLGQAGFEHLYTQDEVKNAINKEGTTLVVVNSVCGCAAANARPGAKMSLDNSKKPDHLVTVFAGVDREAVDTARAAMVPFPPSSPSMALFKNGELVHMLERHHIEGRPAEMIAENLKEAYNENC, encoded by the coding sequence ATGTATCCAGCAGAATTAGTTCAACCCATGCGCGATGATTTAGGTCAAGCAGGTTTTGAACATTTATATACTCAAGATGAAGTTAAGAATGCCATTAACAAAGAAGGTACTACACTAGTAGTAGTAAATTCGGTTTGTGGTTGTGCAGCAGCAAATGCTCGTCCAGGCGCAAAAATGTCCTTAGACAACAGTAAGAAGCCAGATCACCTGGTAACTGTTTTTGCCGGTGTAGATCGTGAAGCAGTTGACACAGCACGTGCGGCCATGGTGCCGTTTCCACCTAGCTCGCCTAGTATGGCATTATTTAAAAATGGTGAATTGGTTCACATGCTTGAGCGTCACCACATAGAAGGTCGCCCAGCAGAGATGATTGCTGAAAACCTCAAAGAAGCCTATAACGAGAACTGCTAA
- a CDS encoding ankyrin repeat domain-containing protein produces MENKNRPLIPYDSLRRMRSLVQRDAMEELTHMLEDHGVDAKDSDGRTALMHASFFGKDELVASLIEQGADVNHQDKIGYCALHHCSLEMRTGAALLLLNNHADPNLMDEHDNGPLWVALMNSKGNFDLVKLLIEHGADPEIENLYERTPEDLAETLYKKELDELLED; encoded by the coding sequence ATGGAAAATAAGAATCGTCCATTGATACCGTATGATTCACTGCGTCGCATGCGCAGTCTGGTACAACGTGACGCCATGGAAGAATTAACGCACATGCTTGAGGATCATGGCGTGGATGCAAAGGATAGCGATGGTCGTACAGCATTGATGCATGCATCGTTCTTTGGTAAGGATGAACTAGTCGCCAGCCTTATCGAGCAAGGAGCAGATGTTAACCATCAGGATAAAATAGGTTACTGTGCGTTGCACCACTGCAGTCTAGAGATGCGCACCGGTGCCGCTCTATTACTGCTCAACAATCATGCAGATCCTAACTTGATGGACGAGCATGATAATGGACCTTTATGGGTGGCACTCATGAATTCAAAAGGTAATTTTGACCTCGTCAAGTTACTCATAGAACATGGAGCAGATCCAGAGATCGAGAACCTCTACGAGCGCACACCAGAAGATCTAGCCGAAACTCTTTATAAGAAAGAGCTAGACGAGTTGCTCGAGGATTAA
- a CDS encoding acyl-ACP desaturase, which yields MIKPLKNIRIEVMQSLESKVESFMDQFLIPIEKIWQPSDFLPDSTVDGFFDKLKEIRELAKELPYDLWVALVGDTITEEALPTYESWLMDVEGVNQVEGKGNVWSKWVRQWTSEENRHGDVLNKYLYLSGRVNMREVEVTTQHLIADGFDIGTDRDPYKNFVYTSFQELATYISHNRVAKMARTYGNTALSKMCRIISGDEMRHHKAYSAFVDEIFKVDPSNMMIAFKEMMVHKIVMPAHFLRESGQTIGAAFEDFSNSAQRIGVYTAQDYIDILKELIKVWDIPSLNDLSDEAEKARDYLMKLPARMERVAQRMVIPDESYIFKWVQPALVGK from the coding sequence ATGATAAAACCCCTAAAGAATATACGCATTGAAGTGATGCAAAGCCTTGAATCCAAGGTAGAGTCCTTCATGGATCAGTTCTTGATTCCTATCGAGAAAATCTGGCAGCCGTCAGACTTCTTACCAGATTCTACAGTTGATGGTTTTTTTGACAAGCTCAAGGAAATACGTGAGCTAGCAAAAGAATTGCCTTATGATCTATGGGTTGCCCTAGTAGGCGACACCATTACTGAAGAGGCGCTACCTACCTATGAGTCATGGCTCATGGATGTAGAAGGCGTCAATCAAGTAGAAGGTAAAGGCAATGTCTGGTCAAAATGGGTTCGCCAGTGGACTAGTGAGGAAAATCGTCACGGCGATGTCCTCAACAAATATCTATATCTATCAGGTCGTGTAAATATGCGCGAGGTTGAGGTGACCACACAGCATTTAATCGCAGATGGCTTTGATATAGGAACCGATCGTGATCCTTATAAGAACTTTGTTTATACCAGCTTCCAGGAACTAGCAACCTATATTTCTCATAATCGGGTGGCCAAAATGGCTCGAACTTACGGCAATACAGCACTATCAAAAATGTGTCGTATCATAAGCGGTGATGAGATGCGCCACCATAAGGCTTATAGTGCTTTTGTAGATGAAATCTTTAAGGTAGATCCTAGCAATATGATGATTGCATTTAAGGAGATGATGGTGCACAAGATTGTCATGCCAGCACACTTTTTGAGAGAGTCAGGGCAAACCATTGGTGCAGCTTTTGAAGATTTCTCTAATAGCGCACAGCGCATAGGTGTTTACACTGCTCAAGATTATATAGATATATTGAAAGAGCTCATCAAAGTTTGGGATATCCCTAGTCTAAATGATCTAAGCGATGAGGCAGAAAAGGCTCGTGACTACCTCATGAAGTTACCAGCACGCATGGAGCGTGTCGCACAGCGCATGGTGATACCAGATGAAAGCTATATTTTTAAGTGGGTACAGCCAGCGTTGGTAGGTAAATAA
- a CDS encoding lysophospholipid acyltransferase family protein: protein MAKILSYPLSVIHLILFFLALLIFHPIQLLCNWIGGHDLHQKSVAVLNLCLMGSMLPLGNTFSIKYTEELPVGKSYIFVSNHQSMFDIPPLIWYLRKHYPKFVSKIELAKNIPSISLNLRIGENCAIDRKDKVQAVNALTTFAKNAHEKTRSIVIFAEGTRSRTGVPKPFQRRGLQTIFKYVPNAVVVPVTVNNSWKVDRYGKFPFGMGNHISLTVHEPMPIAGKDELEVIEAAQNVVHSSVTSTAS, encoded by the coding sequence ATGGCAAAAATTCTTTCCTACCCATTGTCGGTGATTCATTTGATCCTGTTTTTTCTGGCACTGTTGATATTTCATCCCATACAGTTATTGTGCAACTGGATAGGCGGTCATGACCTGCATCAAAAAAGTGTCGCAGTGCTTAATTTGTGCTTGATGGGCAGTATGTTACCATTGGGAAACACCTTTAGCATCAAGTACACGGAAGAATTACCAGTCGGTAAATCCTACATATTTGTCAGCAATCACCAAAGTATGTTTGACATACCACCGCTTATTTGGTATTTACGAAAGCACTACCCCAAGTTTGTGAGCAAGATCGAACTCGCCAAAAATATTCCCAGCATCTCACTCAACCTGCGTATAGGTGAGAACTGTGCCATAGACCGCAAGGACAAGGTACAAGCGGTGAATGCATTGACGACTTTTGCTAAGAATGCGCACGAAAAAACGCGCAGCATCGTGATTTTTGCCGAGGGCACGCGCAGCCGTACAGGCGTCCCTAAACCATTTCAACGTCGTGGTTTACAGACTATTTTCAAGTATGTACCAAACGCCGTGGTCGTTCCGGTGACTGTAAACAACAGCTGGAAAGTGGATCGTTATGGCAAGTTTCCTTTTGGAATGGGCAACCACATTAGCCTTACTGTTCATGAGCCCATGCCCATCGCGGGAAAAGATGAGCTCGAGGTTATAGAAGCGGCACAAAACGTGGTACATAGTAGTGTCACCAGTACGGCAAGTTAA